The sequence below is a genomic window from Uranotaenia lowii strain MFRU-FL chromosome 2, ASM2978415v1, whole genome shotgun sequence.
TTTCGATGATGAGGAGCATTTAGCGCTGCATACGCAAGGACATCTCAATCATTCCGGATCAAGGAATGATTCGCGAGTAGCGATTGGAACAACAGCTGACGTCAGCAAACAAGCAAATTACCCGTGCAGTTATTGTGGCAAGTTGTTCAAACGACCTTACGAAAAGGTGAAACACGAAAGGATCCACACAGGAGAGTGTCCATTCGGATGTAGTGTCTGCGGTAAAAGATTCCGGACTTCCAACTCCCTGCAGATTCATCTACGTACTCATGACGACAGTCGGCCGTTTGTCTGCTCGTTTTGTAAGAAAAGGTAAGCGGATGTTTGCTAgtaattaatatttaaataagttACCTATTTAGATATTCAATTCTACTATGGGCGATGGAGACGAAAAGTTAGTCTTTCTCTCTATAAGAAAATCCTGTAAGATatttcaaaagttgggtgaaatttaaGCTGCATCCTGCAACCAACTGTCTTGTCGTGGACTTgtttgggaagaatgacagtttgctgttaaattccttgaaaaaatattgtcgTCGACTACCCGGGATGAATGATTGAACTGTTAATTGAAATCTcgtgtaaaaaaactaaataagcctcaaggtttaaaatcccagcaaaaaaaaatgtttcgacaAATGAAAATTGGTAAAGAGCAGCTCTGCTAACAGTTTGGGAACACTGGACATCTTCATAGTGGTTAGTTATACATCGCTAGAAGCGTTTCAAAGTTCACAGGTTGAAATACCCTTCTATTTTTGCAAGCCTTTGTGTCTTTTGAAAGGAGAGCAGGTTAGCACTCCCCTTGACAAGGATGGAACATATCTTGGGGTCGGTAAGGCACCTAATTGCCGACccctccattttttttaatgaaaatttctacCTCTACCTGTTTATGCTAATTAAATATCTCTAACTGTAAAActatttcagattcagctctCAATCGGCCTATAATCACCATCTTAAAACGCACTCAGATGCACGCAACTATCACTGTTCGATgtgcaacaaaagttttaaGACGGTCGTCCAGCTTAATGGACACCGGAAGACACACCTGAAACCTTTTCCGTGTGGGGAATGTGGTCGTTCGTTTGGAGCGTTGTATCGCGCACGGAAGCACATGGAAACGCACCATAAACAGGGGGCGGCGGAAGGCAACAGTAAACTGAACCATCGATGCGACATCTGCGGGTTTGTCTATGGTCGTCAGTGTGCCCTGGAGGAACACCGGCGTTCAGAGCATGGGACTGAGCTGCCCAGTGAAAGCAGCAGCGACGCGTTTATTGAGGTAGAAGTGTTCATGGACGAAAGCAGCGTGATAGAACTGTGATATATGTTGAAATTAAACCTGTGACAtagaatgttttgttttaatctcCTTTTTTTTACTCTCTATATGTAACGGATCAAATATCTGATAATTACAATTCTGTGAATTACTCTATGcatataataattaaaattgcaTGTGCTGTTTGCTAAATATGGTTCCACTTGCACTTTACACGTGTGTATTGTgttttattctaataaaaacaataataatgcTGTTTAATAGCTATTGTACCATGTCTTTTCCATTCTTGAGTTATGGTTTTGAGTAGTTATAAGTTTGCAACACTTTATTCCATAATCTTTCCTTGAAGTTCCGCGTATTACATTATTataaaacatattattttataaacaatttttttaataaatgaagATTTACAGGCATTATATGTATccatttgacaactttttttctctAGTAATCTTCgaaacacaaaaaattaaagcttgCTTGATTGTTAGATAATTTAGTCATGTGTATTATGATGCATTTGATAACTAATGGTTGGCGTTGTAATTAATTTCAGTTTTAGATTCTGAAAACCTTTGCATTTGTTTTGTTATCTTAccgaaaaaaagtatttaagtGTAATTTAGCATTCAATACAATTTCAAAGACATCAACTTTAATTCCTAGCAAAAAAGTATACATACACTCGTATAGGTTACCATACCATACAATCTCgatgtaaaaaaaagaataaattaaaCAGAAGTACCTCGAGCTGATTTGCAGCACGATTAAGCTTAAACCTATGATTTCGTCGTTGTTGACGGCTCAACAAAATAGTCTTTTATCTTAAGGTATTCCACACTATCAATTCATTTTACCTATTGGTAGCAATAAACGTTGACTATATATTGTTTGTGAATGGTGAACTGATTTAACTAcagcgagtttttttttgtctgatacaacactgatttttgtttttcgtcgaacgatcaacaatattttttttaaataaatacactaaatttaCATACGAAGCTGAGCTACGCTATTAGATTAGATACCGatttattatcataattttcatgattagcTGAGTAATATCGCGTCAACTATggaatgtttgtttgtttccaaTCAGCCTGTTGTTTTCCTTATTGATAATTATTGAAGAATAATGAATCGCACAAGCACAGTCAACTGTGTGGTATTCCTCtcattgaagtttttttctgCCTAACATGTGCTTCTTCTATTAAAGCAGCTACGTATTCAAATAATAATATTGGTAATAACTATCCAGCTAGGCTGCGGTTCAACGGGATATTCTGTGTTAGCTAGATTCTGAGTTTATATAGACTGGTTTGGTTAGTTTGCTTTGATATACAGATAAACTTTGGGAGTATTTAGGAATTGTTGGGCCGTGCCGGAAGCGGTGGAGCGCCCCCACTTCGATTCGGTATTGGTGGTGGTGCTCCTCGTCGAACCGGCAATGGTGGCGGATTCATCTTGGGTGGTCCGCCAGTGGGTGCTCCTGAAGGCGGTTGTGCGGTTAGTGGTGAGCCAGCACCAGAACTGCCACCGGACGTAGCACCGCCTGTTGGAGAGGATTTTGTGATCACAGACGACTGCTGTGGTTTGTTGTTGCCGCTGTTGTTAGTCGCTACATCCAGATCATACACATCACATCGGGGTGGTGGTGGAGGAGGTCCTCGTGGTTCAGGGATGGcctgttaaaaaataaaagatataaAACAAGGAAATCTATACTGTATTTTACATTTCAGCAATGTCTCAGTTAAAAAGTATTTCTAACTCTCGTAATCTTCAGTTTATgtacttttttgtaaatataaagTATGGGTTCGAATCTTCTACCAGACAAAAGTTGAtgacttcatttttattttacagttttttgtgagtaaaaaaagaaagactTGTTTTAAGCCTACGatgtttggcgaaataaataattaaataaaatttaaaaaaaataaaagagaaaaacttACAATATCGTCGCTGATTTCCTCATAGATGGCTCCGGTGTCTTGAAGAGGAGTATTCGAGGAAGATCCGTGGGCCGATGAACCAAGGATTGGACTAGAACTAGCGTACTCCTCGATCGGGGGAGTAGTTTTCGTTGTGGCCGAAGTCGGAACCAGTGGCGATGGTGGGACGGCCGGTTTCTGCTGCAGTTTCGATGCCATCAGCACCTCGGCACCCAAACTGATCACTCCTACCTTGGGGTGATGATGGTGATGGGTTGAAGATTGTGGCGCCTGGGGTTGGTGTTTTGGAGAAGCTTGTGGTGATTTAGGAAGTGGCGGGCGACTAGGTGGTGCGGGACGTAATGGTGGCTGCTGCATTGTGGGAGGACTTTTGG
It includes:
- the LOC129746574 gene encoding zinc finger protein 568-like isoform X2; its protein translation is MDHEFDVVELDEDLVEYVEESDVIADETELCDEDFSATNLPVYSCNSCNMLFHSVDRHIQDFHDADDVLIDENQEDTEATHVGEEIKYGFEVISDDSEPIESSTAATGFECMECSVVLKSLRSLKLHQKIHQTVSEEHTSSQLQSMFHCKNCNRNFDDEEHLALHTQGHLNHSGSRNDSRVAIGTTADVSKQANYPCSYCGKLFKRPYEKVKHERIHTGECPFGCSVCGKRFRTSNSLQIHLRTHDDSRPFVCSFCKKRFSSQSAYNHHLKTHSDARNYHCSMCNKSFKTVVQLNGHRKTHLKPFPCGECGRSFGALYRARKHMETHHKQGAAEGNSKLNHRCDICGFVYGRQCALEEHRRSEHGTELPSESSSDAFIEVEVFMDESSVIEL
- the LOC129746574 gene encoding zinc finger protein 883-like isoform X1, with translation MYILSFLDVVELDEDLVEYVEESDVIADETELCDEDFSATNLPVYSCNSCNMLFHSVDRHIQDFHDADDVLIDENQEDTEATHVGEEIKYGFEVISDDSEPIESSTAATGFECMECSVVLKSLRSLKLHQKIHQTVSEEHTSSQLQSMFHCKNCNRNFDDEEHLALHTQGHLNHSGSRNDSRVAIGTTADVSKQANYPCSYCGKLFKRPYEKVKHERIHTGECPFGCSVCGKRFRTSNSLQIHLRTHDDSRPFVCSFCKKRFSSQSAYNHHLKTHSDARNYHCSMCNKSFKTVVQLNGHRKTHLKPFPCGECGRSFGALYRARKHMETHHKQGAAEGNSKLNHRCDICGFVYGRQCALEEHRRSEHGTELPSESSSDAFIEVEVFMDESSVIEL